One Rhodoferax ferrireducens T118 DNA segment encodes these proteins:
- a CDS encoding CBS domain-containing protein encodes MASQLKDFATSMVAVVEPETPTLLVAQLMRKHHIGALVVVDTHEKTRPIGIVTDRDLVLELMAEGLDPAVFTAGDIMSVDLVLATPEMDAMDAVQLMKTHRLRRLVITDDKGRLVGIVTMEDVLELLARELANLAAGLAGARDREINERD; translated from the coding sequence ATGGCCAGCCAACTGAAGGACTTCGCGACCTCGATGGTCGCCGTCGTGGAGCCTGAGACCCCCACGCTGCTGGTGGCGCAACTCATGCGCAAACACCACATTGGCGCTTTGGTTGTGGTCGACACCCATGAAAAGACGCGTCCAATCGGCATCGTGACTGATCGCGACCTGGTGCTTGAGTTGATGGCCGAAGGCTTGGACCCGGCGGTTTTTACGGCGGGCGACATCATGTCCGTCGATCTGGTGCTGGCCACCCCCGAAATGGACGCGATGGATGCCGTGCAACTGATGAAAACGCATCGATTGCGCCGCCTGGTGATCACAGACGACAAAGGCCGCCTGGTGGGTATCGTCACGATGGAAGACGTGCTGGAGCTGCTGGCGCGTGAGCTGGCGAATCTGGCCGCCGGACTGGCCGGGGCCCGTGACCGGGAAATCAACGAGCGTGACTAG
- the pdhA gene encoding pyruvate dehydrogenase (acetyl-transferring) E1 component subunit alpha encodes MKVPAPPSGPVPWDKPFALSLLSDMLRIRRMEERAAELYGQQKIRGFLHLYIGEEAVAAGALRALSADDKVVATYREHGHALLHGLKMDTIMAEMFGRQDGCSRGRGGSMHLFDRAHHFFGGQAIVGGGLPLATGLALADKLLKRRALTACFFGEGAVAEGAFHEAMNLAALWRLPVLFCCENNLYAMGTALARSESQTDLCLKAASYGMEVMTVDGMDVVAVHEAVRFAAQKVREASAPMFVELRTYRFRAHSMFDPDLYRAKQEIEAWKTRGPVHTFTARLKLQGILSEDEFLALDASAQAEVEAAVAFAEGSNWEPVEDLLRDVHTPAGAA; translated from the coding sequence ATGAAAGTGCCGGCCCCGCCCAGTGGCCCGGTGCCATGGGACAAGCCGTTTGCCTTGTCCTTGCTGTCTGACATGCTGCGCATCCGCCGCATGGAAGAGCGTGCGGCCGAACTGTACGGCCAGCAAAAGATACGCGGCTTTTTACATCTGTACATCGGGGAAGAAGCAGTGGCCGCCGGCGCCCTGCGTGCTTTGAGCGCTGATGACAAGGTGGTGGCCACATACCGCGAACACGGCCACGCGCTCTTACACGGCCTCAAGATGGACACCATCATGGCCGAGATGTTTGGCAGACAGGACGGTTGCTCTCGCGGGCGCGGTGGCTCCATGCACCTGTTTGACCGGGCCCATCACTTCTTTGGCGGCCAGGCCATTGTCGGCGGTGGCCTGCCTCTGGCAACCGGTTTGGCGCTGGCGGACAAATTGTTAAAACGCCGGGCACTGACGGCCTGCTTCTTTGGTGAAGGTGCGGTGGCCGAGGGTGCGTTTCACGAGGCCATGAACCTGGCCGCCCTGTGGCGGCTACCGGTGCTGTTTTGCTGCGAAAACAACCTTTATGCCATGGGCACGGCGCTGGCGCGCTCCGAGTCCCAGACCGATCTGTGCTTGAAGGCCGCGTCCTATGGCATGGAGGTCATGACGGTCGATGGCATGGATGTGGTGGCCGTGCATGAGGCGGTGCGCTTTGCCGCGCAGAAGGTGCGTGAGGCCAGCGCACCCATGTTTGTGGAGTTGCGCACTTACCGCTTTCGCGCGCACTCCATGTTCGACCCCGACTTGTACCGCGCCAAGCAGGAGATTGAGGCCTGGAAGACGCGCGGGCCGGTCCACACCTTTACCGCCCGCCTCAAATTGCAGGGGATTCTCTCGGAAGACGAATTTCTGGCGCTCGACGCTAGCGCGCAGGCCGAGGTGGAGGCGGCCGTGGCTTTTGCTGAAGGCTCCAACTGGGAGCCGGTGGAAGATTTGTTGCGCGACGTGCATACGCCTGCGGGAGCCGCGTGA
- a CDS encoding BON domain-containing protein, whose product MKTDSELKKDVLAEMLWDPLIPEARVGVSVTDGVVTLTGHLDTYAEKVAAKRAVERVSGVKAIAVELDVIPAGIHQRSDTEIAAAVEHALSWNTSVPQDRVKVTVEKGWVTLSGELDWNFQRRAVERMTRPLKGVVGIVDNIRLKALPVPANLSARIQDALTRQAQREAKRIEISMDGSVATLRGHVHSWAERNAAEGATWSAPGVSRVNNQLTIEA is encoded by the coding sequence ATGAAAACAGATTCGGAATTGAAAAAGGACGTGCTGGCAGAAATGTTGTGGGACCCCCTCATTCCCGAAGCTCGCGTGGGTGTTTCGGTCACTGACGGCGTGGTGACCTTGACCGGGCACCTCGACACCTATGCCGAAAAAGTGGCGGCCAAACGGGCGGTTGAGCGTGTCAGCGGTGTCAAGGCGATTGCGGTGGAACTCGACGTCATCCCGGCCGGCATTCACCAGCGCAGCGATACTGAAATTGCCGCCGCCGTGGAACATGCGCTGAGCTGGAACACGTCAGTGCCACAAGACCGGGTCAAGGTGACAGTGGAAAAAGGCTGGGTGACCCTGAGTGGCGAGCTGGACTGGAATTTTCAACGCCGTGCGGTGGAGCGTATGACACGCCCGCTCAAAGGGGTGGTCGGCATCGTTGACAACATTCGACTCAAGGCCCTGCCCGTTCCCGCCAACTTGTCCGCCCGGATTCAGGATGCCCTGACCCGCCAAGCGCAGCGTGAAGCCAAACGGATCGAGATATCGATGGATGGCAGCGTGGCGACCCTGCGTGGACACGTCCACTCTTGGGCCGAACGCAATGCGGCCGAAGGCGCGACCTGGTCGGCGCCCGGTGTGAGCCGCGTCAACAACCAGTTGACGATCGAGGCCTAG
- the acsA gene encoding acetate--CoA ligase gives MERPVVIHKVASDLRLSPNWVDYEAGRRVDVWADARHALQGLPGGGLNLGFEAVDRQAAGALRDHVALRFVARNAPPLDLRYFELAQQTNRFANVLRSLGVGKGDHLFVLAGRIPELYVAVLGALKNGSVVTPLFSAFGPEPIAARIQLGAGRVLVTTDALYQRKVKQIRAQTPTLVHVLLVAEDGGITNEPDTLDLGTLMASASDTFSTVETQPDDPALLHFTSGTTGTPKGALHVHEAVVTHFATGRYALDLHPQDRYWCTADPGWVTGTSYGIIAPLLQGVTSLIDREEFDAERWYTLLEQERISVWYTAPTAIRMLMKAGTELAQRHSHPDLRFIASVGEPLNPEAVWWGQEALGLPIHDNWWQTETGGIMIANTPAFDIKPGSMGRPLPGIDACIVEHLEAEGEPARVRVIEEANVEGELALKRGWPSMFRAYLNNEARYRKCFAGELYLTGDLAKRDADGYYWFVGRADDVIKSAGHLIGPFEVESVLMEHPAVAEAGVIGKPDPVVGEVVKAFVSLKDGYQAGETLRLDISAHARRRLGAAVAPKEIVFLPTLPRTRSGKIMRRLLKARELGLPEGDTSTLEGGAWTK, from the coding sequence ATGGAAAGACCCGTCGTCATTCACAAGGTTGCATCGGACTTGCGCCTGTCACCCAATTGGGTGGATTACGAGGCTGGACGGCGCGTTGACGTGTGGGCTGATGCCCGGCACGCCTTGCAGGGCCTGCCCGGCGGTGGCCTGAACCTTGGCTTCGAGGCCGTGGACCGCCAGGCCGCGGGCGCCCTGCGCGATCACGTCGCACTGCGTTTTGTCGCGCGCAACGCACCTCCACTGGACTTGCGCTACTTTGAGTTGGCCCAGCAAACGAATCGCTTTGCCAACGTCTTGCGCAGTCTGGGCGTGGGCAAGGGCGATCACCTGTTTGTGCTGGCCGGACGTATTCCCGAACTGTACGTTGCGGTGCTGGGCGCGCTGAAGAATGGCAGCGTGGTGACCCCGCTGTTTTCCGCCTTTGGCCCGGAGCCAATCGCCGCCCGCATCCAGCTTGGCGCGGGCCGGGTGCTGGTGACCACCGACGCACTCTACCAACGCAAGGTGAAGCAAATTCGGGCGCAAACGCCCACCCTTGTGCACGTGCTGCTGGTGGCCGAGGACGGTGGCATCACCAATGAGCCGGACACACTGGATCTTGGCACGCTGATGGCGTCGGCTTCTGACACCTTCAGCACCGTCGAGACGCAGCCGGACGACCCTGCCCTGTTGCATTTCACCAGTGGCACCACCGGCACACCCAAAGGCGCGCTGCATGTGCACGAGGCCGTGGTGACCCACTTTGCCACCGGTCGCTACGCGCTTGATTTACACCCGCAGGATCGCTACTGGTGCACGGCTGATCCCGGCTGGGTCACCGGCACCTCCTACGGCATCATCGCGCCCCTGCTGCAGGGCGTCACCTCGCTGATTGATCGCGAGGAATTTGATGCCGAGCGCTGGTACACGCTGCTGGAACAGGAGCGCATCAGCGTCTGGTACACCGCGCCGACCGCGATTCGCATGTTGATGAAAGCCGGCACCGAGCTGGCGCAGCGCCACAGCCATCCAGACCTGCGCTTTATCGCCAGCGTCGGTGAACCGCTGAACCCGGAGGCGGTCTGGTGGGGCCAGGAGGCGCTGGGCTTGCCGATTCACGACAACTGGTGGCAGACCGAGACCGGCGGCATCATGATCGCCAACACCCCGGCCTTCGACATCAAACCCGGCTCCATGGGCCGCCCCTTGCCCGGCATTGACGCCTGCATCGTCGAGCACCTGGAAGCCGAGGGTGAGCCGGCGCGGGTGCGCGTCATTGAGGAGGCCAATGTCGAAGGCGAACTCGCGCTGAAACGCGGCTGGCCGTCCATGTTTCGTGCCTACCTCAACAACGAGGCCCGTTACCGCAAGTGTTTCGCCGGTGAGCTGTACCTGACCGGCGATCTGGCCAAGCGCGATGCCGATGGCTATTACTGGTTCGTCGGCCGTGCCGATGACGTCATCAAGTCAGCCGGGCACCTGATCGGGCCGTTCGAGGTCGAGAGCGTGCTGATGGAGCACCCGGCGGTGGCCGAGGCCGGCGTCATCGGCAAGCCCGATCCGGTGGTCGGTGAGGTGGTCAAGGCGTTTGTCTCGCTCAAGGACGGCTACCAGGCCGGCGAGACCTTGCGCCTGGACATCTCGGCCCACGCGCGCCGACGGCTCGGTGCCGCCGTGGCACCCAAGGAGATCGTCTTTTTGCCCACGCTGCCGCGCACGCGCAGCGGCAAGATCATGCGCCGCCTGCTCAAGGCGCGTGAACTCGGGCTGCCCGAGGGCGACACCTCGACCCTGGAGGGTGGCGCATGGACAAAATGA